A single window of Vigna unguiculata cultivar IT97K-499-35 chromosome 1, ASM411807v1, whole genome shotgun sequence DNA harbors:
- the LOC114174574 gene encoding uncharacterized protein LOC114174574 isoform X2: METQENDSVVVEAEPSTSHAPDGDDPLRQSSEVLARGLSSMLSSVITDFDCRANQTLRSQDHLSSVLDRLTGELDQLLEDAPLPFIMQHAAKISSVRKRVSSLNSLLKSIQGRIDNIDRMISVGTAHEKNNH, from the exons ATGGAAACCCAGGAAAACGACAGCGTCGTCGTCGAGGCGGAGCCTTCCACTTCCCACGCTCCCGACGGCGACGATCCCCTCCGGCAGAGCTCCGAAGTGTTGGCGAGAGGCTTGTCTTCCATGCTCTCTTCGGTGATTACCGATTTCGATTGCAGAGCTAACCAAACTCTCCGAAGTCAGGACCACCTCTCTTCCGTCCTCGATCGTCTCACGGGAG AACTTGATCAGTTGCTTGAAGATGCACCTTTGCCATTCATAATGCAGCATGCTGCTAAGATTTCTAGTGTTAGGAAAAGAGTTTCATCCCTGAATTCACTTCTAAAGTCCATACAAGGGCGGATTGATAATATAGATCGCATGATATCTGTTGGTACTGCTCATG AGAAAAACAACCACTGA
- the LOC114191670 gene encoding endochitinase A: protein MASACVNNIAISPETTFLDLPPWLSPRGSEPEPDFEFPLDPPATMLPADQLFSDGKLVPLHLKTPTITTTTTTFQTLTLTNAATTTISPQTPKSPSSTATTTPTDPYVFSPKAPRCSSRWKDLLGLKKLYHTTTPTKPSPSTTSKSLKNLLHRKTASSSTTSENAPLLTNSCDAESLSISSRLSLSSSSSSHDHDDLPRLSLDSEKSNPNPNMTSNVNPNLSQISIHRNPNPRIRLVKPRAGSFDSNKTVLDQPSRPGRSPIRREPETVGCRGVSVDSPRMNSSGKIVFQSLERSSSSPSTFNGGPRFKHRGMERSYSANVRVTPVLNVPVCSLRGASKSGSVFGFGQLFSSPQKKETTGSNRGHHQSGRSNRN, encoded by the coding sequence ATGGCTTCCGCCTGCGTCAACAACATTGCAATCTCGCCGGAAACAACCTTCCTCGACCTTCCTCCCTGGCTCTCACCACGCGGATCCGAACCCGAACCGGACTTCGAGTTCCCCCTCGATCCCCCCGCCACCATGCTCCCCGCCGACCAGCTCTTCTCCGACGGCAAACTAGTCCCTCTTCACCTCAAAACCCCCACtatcacaaccaccaccaccacctttcaaaccctaaccctaaccaaCGCCGCAACAACAACAATCTCCCCACAAACTCCCAAATCCCCTTCTTCCACAGCCACCACTACGCCTACCGACCCCTATGTCTTCTCCCCCAAAGCCCCACGCTGTTCTTCCCGCTGGAAAGACCTCCTCGGGCTCAAAAAACTCTACCACACTACCACCCCTACCAAACCCTCCCCCTCCACCACTTCCAAATCCCTAAAAAACCTCCTTCACCGCAAAACGGCGTCGTCTTCTACCACCTCCGAAAACGCGCCACTTCTTACCAACTCCTGTGACGCCGAATCCCTCTCAATCTCCTCTCGTCTATCTCTCTCATCCTCCTCGTCCAGCCACGACCACGACGACCTCCCTCGCCTCTCGCTTGACTCTGAAAAATCAAACCCTAACCCCAATATGACCTCAAACGTAAACCCTAACCTCAGTCAGATCTCGATCCAccgaaaccctaaccctagaaTCCGATTAGTCAAACCTCGCGCCGGGTCCTTTGACTCCAACAAAACCGTTTTGGATCAGCCTTCCCGCCCTGGGAGGAGTCCGATCCGGAGAGAACCGGAAACGGTTGGGTGTAGGGGGGTTTCCGTGGACAGCCCTAGAATGAACTCTTCGGGGAAAATCGTGTTCCAGAGCTTGGAACGAAGCTCGAGTTCTCCCAGCACGTTCAACGGTGGGCCCCGCTTCAAGCACCGTGGCATGGAACGTTCTTATTCAGCTAACGTCAGAGTCACGCCCGTTCTCAACGTCCCCGTTTGCTCCCTCCGCGGCGCGTCTAAATCCGGTTCTGTTTTCGGGTTCGGGCAACTGTTTTCTTCTCCGCAGAAGAAAGAAACGACGGGGAGTAACAGGGGGCATCACCAAAGTGGTAGGAGTAATCGGAATTGA
- the LOC114174574 gene encoding uncharacterized protein LOC114174574 isoform X1 has product METQENDSVVVEAEPSTSHAPDGDDPLRQSSEVLARGLSSMLSSVITDFDCRANQTLRSQDHLSSVLDRLTGELDQLLEDAPLPFIMQHAAKISSVRKRVSSLNSLLKSIQGRIDNIDRMISVGTAHGIDREKQPLKF; this is encoded by the exons ATGGAAACCCAGGAAAACGACAGCGTCGTCGTCGAGGCGGAGCCTTCCACTTCCCACGCTCCCGACGGCGACGATCCCCTCCGGCAGAGCTCCGAAGTGTTGGCGAGAGGCTTGTCTTCCATGCTCTCTTCGGTGATTACCGATTTCGATTGCAGAGCTAACCAAACTCTCCGAAGTCAGGACCACCTCTCTTCCGTCCTCGATCGTCTCACGGGAG AACTTGATCAGTTGCTTGAAGATGCACCTTTGCCATTCATAATGCAGCATGCTGCTAAGATTTCTAGTGTTAGGAAAAGAGTTTCATCCCTGAATTCACTTCTAAAGTCCATACAAGGGCGGATTGATAATATAGATCGCATGATATCTGTTGGTACTGCTCATGGTATAGACAG AGAAAAACAACCACTGAAGTTCTAG